From one Bacteroidales bacterium genomic stretch:
- a CDS encoding DUF3078 domain-containing protein, translated as MKQLSLLVLASLMACTLSAQIRTNPDSGSADSIKSSPQFSTLAAQAFVEQVVQTDAHWQAEEDSLRKALQRLLDHSIEPFDSVRHRLLKEDFRLIAVEAGEPVLSGSSDVKWVNDSTFLVDPGGWSPDLYLRKEIRLIYPGPGTPDISEDTAVVSDSSPVVETPLPVPDTLIISIIDSSALKSLGITLHSIRNNQIIPSLDTEKKPGHLSEDKSKVFYYMPGLVWKAPEDSPFQFLEGENQLDSLQYAVNKLLDYTSERDSSILWINDMYGNRIPFWLTRGDEEAYRVWVKNYNKDSITIWIGNPGPNEISLLLEDDVSISRLMKEDIHYLPEFVQMPELSLVTMDRLEPDPVYWNYDFGSSFSLNQSYLSNWTKGGESSFSTLIDLLGEATYNNNAANTKWFNSIRINFGTLSTKENGFRKNHDLFEINSKFNRNASGKIGMSATFYMKNQLAKGYNYPNDSVVVSKFLNPGSLTLGLGVEYKPIKNTSINMAPLSYKNTFVLDTAQIDQTKHGIEEGRRAKQEMGAQIVVNNKVSPFKDLTIENRIRLFSGYLDKPQNVDVDWELILDQRINWFFTVRINLHLIYDDDIRFAVLDSEGSPILLPDGSGKKVARTQFKEFIGLSLQFKF; from the coding sequence ATGAAACAACTATCGTTGTTGGTGCTGGCCAGCCTGATGGCCTGTACCCTGTCAGCACAAATAAGAACCAATCCGGATTCAGGCAGCGCCGATTCTATCAAGAGCAGTCCTCAGTTCAGTACCCTAGCAGCCCAGGCCTTTGTGGAACAAGTGGTTCAGACGGATGCTCACTGGCAGGCAGAGGAGGATTCTTTAAGAAAAGCTCTCCAGCGCCTTCTGGATCACAGCATTGAACCCTTCGACTCGGTACGACACAGACTCCTGAAAGAAGATTTTAGGCTGATTGCAGTCGAGGCTGGAGAACCGGTGCTTTCCGGAAGCAGTGATGTGAAATGGGTGAATGATTCGACCTTTCTGGTGGATCCGGGTGGATGGAGCCCTGACCTATACCTGAGAAAAGAGATCCGGCTTATCTATCCCGGTCCCGGGACTCCGGATATATCTGAAGATACTGCTGTTGTATCTGATTCCTCACCGGTCGTCGAAACTCCTCTCCCGGTTCCCGATACGCTTATCATCTCGATTATTGACAGTTCCGCCCTGAAGTCCCTGGGGATTACCCTGCACTCCATCCGCAATAATCAGATTATTCCATCCCTGGATACGGAAAAAAAGCCAGGCCATTTGTCCGAGGATAAAAGCAAGGTTTTTTATTACATGCCCGGGCTGGTCTGGAAGGCTCCTGAGGATTCACCTTTTCAGTTTTTGGAAGGAGAAAACCAGCTCGATTCTCTGCAATATGCTGTGAACAAACTTCTTGATTATACCAGCGAACGTGACTCAAGTATCCTGTGGATAAATGATATGTATGGAAACAGGATCCCGTTCTGGCTCACCAGGGGAGACGAGGAAGCATACCGGGTCTGGGTGAAAAACTATAACAAAGACTCCATCACCATCTGGATCGGAAATCCCGGGCCCAATGAGATCAGCCTCCTGCTTGAAGACGATGTAAGTATCAGCCGCCTGATGAAAGAGGATATCCATTATCTTCCTGAATTTGTGCAAATGCCCGAGCTATCCCTGGTCACCATGGACCGGCTTGAACCGGACCCCGTTTACTGGAATTATGATTTCGGAAGTTCTTTCTCCCTGAACCAGAGCTACCTGAGCAACTGGACCAAAGGAGGAGAGAGCTCCTTCTCCACCCTGATAGACCTGCTTGGGGAAGCTACCTATAATAACAATGCGGCCAATACCAAATGGTTCAACTCCATACGGATCAATTTTGGAACTCTGAGTACAAAAGAGAACGGTTTTCGTAAAAATCATGATCTCTTTGAGATCAACTCCAAATTCAACAGAAATGCTTCCGGAAAAATCGGGATGAGTGCCACCTTTTACATGAAAAACCAGCTGGCCAAAGGTTATAATTACCCCAACGATTCGGTGGTGGTCTCCAAATTCCTGAATCCGGGCTCCCTGACTTTAGGTCTGGGTGTGGAATATAAACCCATCAAGAATACAAGTATAAACATGGCCCCCCTTTCCTACAAGAACACCTTTGTCCTTGACACCGCCCAGATCGATCAGACCAAGCACGGTATTGAGGAGGGCAGGAGAGCCAAACAGGAGATGGGGGCGCAGATCGTAGTTAACAACAAAGTAAGTCCATTCAAGGATCTGACCATAGAAAACCGAATCAGATTGTTTTCAGGCTACCTGGATAAACCCCAGAATGTGGATGTGGACTGGGAACTGATCCTGGATCAGAGAATCAATTGGTTCTTTACGGTCCGGATCAACCTCCACCTGATCTATGATGATGATATACGATTCGCGGTGCTTGATTCGGAAGGTTCGCCCATCCTCCTGCCCGATGGCAGCGGGAAGAAGGTGGCCCGGACCCAGTTCAAAGAGTTTATCGGTTTGTCGCTGCAGTTTAAATTCTGA
- a CDS encoding tetrahydrofolate dehydrogenase/cyclohydrolase catalytic domain-containing protein yields MHLIDGKATAKAFKQEIKAEVDSMIRAGQRPPHLAAILVGHDGGSETYVAYKIKDCEEVGFRSTLIRFEDEVEENLLLDKIRELNEDPELDGFIVQLPLPSHIHEQKVIETIDPRKDVDGFHPVNVGRTVIGLPSFISATPFGIIELLKRYHIGTSGKHCVVVGRSNIVGRPMSILMSQKSMNATVTVAHSRTQDLEGLCKSADILIAALGSPGFIKAGMVKEGAVVIDVGTTRVPSPETKSGFRLKGDVVFDEVAPLCSYITPVPGGVGPMTRVSLLSNTVLAAKGNIYS; encoded by the coding sequence ATGCATCTAATTGATGGCAAAGCCACCGCAAAGGCATTCAAACAAGAGATCAAAGCAGAAGTGGATTCTATGATAAGGGCCGGTCAGAGGCCCCCGCATCTGGCAGCCATCCTGGTGGGTCATGACGGAGGCAGCGAAACCTATGTGGCCTATAAGATCAAGGACTGTGAAGAAGTGGGCTTCCGTTCCACCTTGATCCGTTTCGAAGATGAGGTAGAAGAGAATCTGCTTCTGGATAAGATCCGGGAGCTCAACGAAGATCCTGAACTGGACGGCTTTATTGTTCAGTTGCCACTGCCAAGCCATATCCATGAACAAAAAGTCATTGAGACCATCGACCCTCGAAAAGATGTGGATGGTTTTCACCCTGTAAATGTGGGGCGAACAGTGATCGGACTCCCCTCTTTTATCTCGGCTACCCCTTTTGGAATTATCGAATTGTTGAAACGGTACCACATCGGGACTTCAGGCAAGCACTGCGTGGTGGTGGGCAGAAGTAATATTGTGGGAAGGCCCATGAGTATCTTAATGTCGCAGAAGTCAATGAATGCCACCGTCACTGTGGCTCACAGCCGCACACAGGATCTGGAAGGCCTCTGTAAATCTGCCGATATACTGATCGCTGCTCTGGGATCGCCGGGTTTTATCAAGGCCGGTATGGTCAAAGAGGGCGCCGTGGTGATCGATGTGGGAACAACCCGGGTCCCTTCCCCTGAAACCAAATCAGGTTTCCGCCTCAAAGGGGATGTGGTTTTTGATGAAGTTGCACCCTTGTGTTCCTATATTACGCCTGTACCGGGTGGGGTTGGGCCCATGACCAGGGTATCGCTGCTCAGCAATACAGTTCTCGCCGCCAAGGGAAATATATATAGTTAG
- the argS gene encoding arginine--tRNA ligase: MQKIDQIIRLLVVEAIREKWGYPLEEENVQIQKTKREFTGDFTVVVFPLLRHSRLSPEETGKVLGTYLLEHSALVSQFNVIKGFLNLVVAQQYWKDFLAGDLQDDSFGTLQVDQESPLVMIEYSSPNTNKPLHLGHIRNNLLGHSVARILKAAGKRVVQVNLVNDRGIHICKSMLAWQMEGKGADPESTGKKGDHLVGDYYVRFDQIYKAEIQGLMEQGKSKAEAEASAPVLLEAREMLRKWEAEDPEIRKLWSTMNNWVYAGFEETYRRLGVSFDKTYYESETYKLGREIVLKGLQEAALYQKEDGSVWANLEDEGLDHKLLLRSDGTSVYMTQDVGTAHQRYKESAFDSHIYVVGNEQNYHFQVLAFVLKKLGYAWADKLYHLSYGMVELPEGKMKSREGTVVDADELMDEMELTARQMSEELGKLEGFSEEEKNRIFRQVGMGALKYFILKVDPKKNMTFDPRESVDFNGNTGPFIQYTYARIRSVMRKGAGEQKGGVPEELNDKEIALIRMMHDFPEILNEAARTLNPSLIANFLYELAREFNQFYHDHSILTAGTKGQIIQRLLLAEAAGNMIESGMELLGIEVPERM, translated from the coding sequence ATGCAGAAAATCGATCAAATCATCAGGCTCCTTGTTGTGGAGGCGATCAGGGAGAAGTGGGGATACCCATTGGAAGAGGAAAACGTTCAGATCCAGAAAACCAAGCGTGAATTTACAGGTGATTTCACAGTGGTTGTGTTTCCGCTGCTCCGGCATTCCAGACTTTCTCCGGAAGAGACCGGAAAGGTGCTTGGCACTTACCTCCTGGAGCATTCTGCCCTGGTATCTCAATTTAATGTGATCAAAGGTTTCCTGAATCTGGTGGTAGCACAGCAGTACTGGAAGGATTTCCTGGCAGGCGATCTGCAGGACGATTCTTTTGGCACCCTTCAGGTGGACCAGGAATCACCACTGGTCATGATCGAGTATTCCTCTCCCAATACCAATAAACCGCTGCATCTGGGACATATCAGAAACAATCTCCTGGGTCATTCAGTGGCGCGAATCCTGAAAGCTGCCGGTAAGCGTGTGGTGCAGGTTAACCTTGTGAATGACAGGGGAATCCACATATGTAAGTCGATGCTGGCCTGGCAGATGGAGGGCAAGGGTGCAGATCCGGAATCGACGGGAAAGAAAGGCGATCATCTGGTGGGTGACTACTATGTCAGGTTCGACCAGATATACAAGGCAGAGATTCAGGGACTCATGGAACAGGGAAAAAGCAAGGCAGAGGCAGAGGCCTCGGCTCCGGTTCTGCTGGAAGCTAGGGAGATGCTCAGAAAATGGGAGGCTGAAGATCCTGAGATCAGAAAACTCTGGTCCACCATGAATAACTGGGTGTATGCAGGATTTGAAGAAACATACAGGCGTCTGGGGGTTTCCTTTGATAAAACATATTATGAGTCAGAGACCTATAAGCTGGGCAGGGAAATTGTACTGAAAGGGCTTCAGGAAGCAGCCCTCTATCAGAAAGAGGATGGCTCGGTTTGGGCCAACCTGGAGGATGAGGGACTGGATCATAAGTTGCTGCTTCGCTCCGACGGAACCTCGGTCTATATGACCCAGGATGTGGGGACTGCACACCAGCGGTATAAGGAGTCGGCCTTTGATTCGCATATTTATGTGGTTGGAAACGAACAGAATTACCACTTCCAGGTTCTTGCTTTTGTCTTGAAAAAACTGGGATATGCCTGGGCTGATAAGCTTTATCATCTTTCTTACGGAATGGTTGAACTGCCCGAAGGAAAAATGAAATCCAGAGAGGGCACCGTGGTTGATGCCGATGAGCTTATGGATGAGATGGAACTCACCGCCCGGCAGATGTCGGAAGAACTGGGTAAACTGGAGGGTTTCAGCGAAGAAGAGAAAAATCGTATCTTCAGGCAGGTGGGGATGGGGGCCCTGAAGTATTTTATTCTGAAGGTCGATCCTAAAAAGAACATGACCTTTGATCCCAGGGAATCTGTTGATTTTAACGGGAATACCGGACCTTTTATACAATATACTTATGCCCGCATCCGTAGTGTTATGAGAAAAGGGGCCGGAGAGCAGAAGGGAGGAGTGCCTGAGGAACTGAATGATAAAGAGATTGCCCTGATCCGTATGATGCACGATTTTCCTGAAATACTCAACGAAGCAGCCAGAACCCTGAATCCGTCGCTTATTGCCAATTTCCTGTATGAACTGGCCAGAGAATTTAATCAGTTCTACCACGACCACAGTATTCTCACTGCCGGGACGAAGGGACAAATTATTCAGCGCCTGCTGCTTGCAGAGGCTGCCGGTAATATGATTGAATCGGGCATGGAGCTTCTGGGTATTGAAGTCCCGGAACGAATGTAG
- a CDS encoding tetratricopeptide repeat protein: MKQSILILLIMGMAVTVAGQKSRVMAVKQLIDGEKYEEAKEFIELAIWNDKTSRWPRTYYTKGWLCQTAYEAGVKKNDAKLINLFPDQLYVAYDAYEKALELDAGERLHTIIRQNYYLLSNDFRSLGEKLYKKGDFKEALRAFEHALLLAKSDLISAKTDTSLVYNTAMAAYESKNWEKATAYLSGLHEDAYSSKASLLLSMAFLNVGDTIGSDEVLMEGVKIYRYEESMVMYLVNNLVSRGRAETAITVLDSAIVVRPDNFRFLWARGLVFQQTGQNEEAIENFLKAVNIYPDEAELYYHLGLSYYNIGIELRESASHILENNEYLRARELYLEKFREAIKWLERSYELNPQKEEAASILFQLYNQLQMK, translated from the coding sequence ATGAAGCAGAGCATTCTGATATTACTAATTATGGGTATGGCAGTCACCGTAGCAGGTCAGAAAAGCAGGGTGATGGCAGTGAAGCAGCTGATAGATGGTGAAAAGTATGAGGAGGCTAAGGAGTTTATCGAGCTGGCCATATGGAACGATAAAACCTCCCGATGGCCCCGGACCTACTACACCAAAGGATGGTTATGTCAGACGGCTTATGAAGCCGGAGTGAAAAAAAATGACGCCAAGTTGATCAATCTCTTCCCCGATCAGCTCTACGTGGCCTACGATGCCTATGAGAAAGCCCTGGAGCTGGATGCAGGAGAGCGCCTGCACACCATCATCAGGCAGAATTATTATCTCCTTTCGAACGATTTCAGGTCCCTGGGGGAGAAGCTCTATAAAAAAGGGGATTTTAAGGAAGCCCTTCGTGCATTCGAGCATGCACTTTTACTTGCGAAAAGTGATCTGATCTCGGCTAAAACGGATACCAGCCTGGTTTATAATACGGCCATGGCCGCCTATGAAAGTAAAAACTGGGAGAAAGCCACTGCGTATTTAAGCGGACTGCATGAAGATGCTTATTCAAGCAAGGCCAGTCTGCTTCTGTCCATGGCCTTTTTAAATGTAGGAGATACTATCGGCAGCGATGAGGTGTTGATGGAGGGGGTGAAAATCTACCGGTACGAGGAATCGATGGTGATGTACCTGGTCAATAATCTGGTCAGCAGAGGCAGAGCCGAAACTGCGATCACTGTTCTGGACAGTGCCATTGTTGTCAGGCCCGACAACTTCAGGTTTCTCTGGGCAAGAGGACTGGTCTTCCAGCAGACAGGACAAAATGAGGAGGCCATAGAAAATTTCCTGAAGGCCGTAAATATATACCCTGATGAAGCAGAATTGTATTACCACCTGGGTTTGAGCTATTACAATATCGGGATCGAACTTCGTGAATCGGCTTCTCATATTTTGGAAAACAATGAATATCTCCGTGCCAGGGAGCTCTATTTGGAAAAATTCAGGGAAGCTATCAAATGGCTGGAAAGATCCTATGAATTGAACCCTCAAAAGGAGGAGGCAGCTTCCATCTTATTCCAGCTCTATAACCAGCTTCAGATGAAGTAA
- the ffh gene encoding signal recognition particle protein, which yields MFENLSERLERSFKMLKGQGRITEINVAETLKDVRRALLDADVNFKIAKQFTEEVKEAALGQEILTSLKPSDMMVKIVHDHLSKLMGGENVAINLKGNPTVILIAGLQGSGKTTFAGKLANHLKNKQGKQALLVAGDVYRPAAINQLKVVGDQISVPVYTEEGNMNPVKIAKAAVKEAKQKGYNTVIVDTAGRLAIDEEMMKEIAAIKEAVNPHEILFVVDSMTGQDAVNTAREFNDRLDFDGVVLTKLDGDTRGGAALSIRSVVDKPIKFVGTGEKMDALDAFHPKRMADRILGMGDIVSLVEKAQEQYDQEEARKLQKKIARNQFDFTDFMSQIQQIKKMGNIKDLAGMIPGMGKAMKDLDMDDDAFKGIEAIINSMTPEERTNPALLNGSRRKRIAYGSGTTVPEVNRLVKQFDETRKMMKMMTSGKKMRIPNMK from the coding sequence ATGTTTGAAAATCTATCAGAAAGGCTTGAGCGCTCCTTTAAAATGCTCAAGGGACAGGGACGGATCACCGAGATCAATGTGGCGGAAACCCTGAAAGATGTGAGAAGGGCACTTCTGGATGCCGACGTCAACTTTAAAATAGCCAAACAGTTTACCGAAGAGGTCAAGGAAGCGGCACTGGGTCAGGAAATCCTGACTTCCCTGAAGCCCTCGGATATGATGGTCAAGATTGTCCATGACCATCTGAGCAAACTTATGGGAGGCGAAAATGTCGCCATCAATCTGAAAGGAAATCCCACAGTTATTTTGATTGCCGGATTACAGGGTTCCGGTAAGACCACTTTTGCTGGGAAACTGGCCAATCACCTGAAAAATAAGCAGGGAAAGCAAGCCCTGCTTGTGGCAGGTGACGTTTACAGGCCTGCAGCCATAAACCAGTTAAAAGTTGTGGGCGATCAGATCAGTGTTCCGGTCTACACGGAGGAGGGCAACATGAACCCGGTTAAAATTGCAAAAGCTGCTGTTAAAGAGGCGAAGCAAAAGGGATATAATACAGTGATTGTCGATACTGCAGGACGTCTGGCCATTGATGAAGAGATGATGAAGGAGATTGCTGCCATAAAAGAGGCGGTCAATCCCCACGAAATTCTTTTTGTGGTCGACTCCATGACCGGTCAGGATGCCGTGAATACAGCCAGAGAGTTTAATGACAGGCTCGATTTTGATGGCGTGGTCCTGACCAAACTTGACGGGGATACCCGTGGTGGAGCCGCTCTATCCATTCGCTCTGTGGTTGACAAACCAATCAAGTTCGTGGGAACGGGTGAGAAGATGGATGCCCTGGATGCCTTTCATCCGAAACGGATGGCCGACCGGATTCTTGGAATGGGAGATATCGTTTCGCTCGTGGAGAAGGCCCAGGAACAGTATGATCAGGAAGAGGCCCGTAAACTGCAGAAAAAGATCGCCAGGAATCAATTTGATTTTACTGATTTCATGTCTCAGATTCAGCAGATCAAAAAGATGGGCAATATCAAAGACCTGGCCGGCATGATCCCGGGCATGGGAAAAGCCATGAAGGACCTGGATATGGACGATGATGCCTTCAAAGGGATAGAGGCCATCATCAATTCCATGACCCCTGAGGAACGAACAAACCCGGCTCTTTTGAATGGAAGCAGGAGAAAGAGAATTGCCTATGGCAGCGGAACTACTGTTCCGGAGGTAAACCGGCTGGTCAAACAATTTGATGAGACCAGAAAGATGATGAAGATGATGACTTCCGGTAAAAAAATGCGCATTCCAAACATGAAATAA